From a region of the Thermomicrobium roseum DSM 5159 genome:
- a CDS encoding DEAD/DEAH box helicase — translation MTGFMDATEAVSLPESIEQFSVFYPFRFDPFQLEAMLAFLEGKSVMVAAPTGTGKTVVAEFGVYETFRRGARVMYTTPIKALSNQKFRDLRAIYGDNVGLLTGDVTENPHAPIVVMTTEVLRNMLLQTPWELDSVQCVIFDEIHYLADPERGTTWEESIILCPEHIQLICLSATVSNAQEIADWISRTHRPIQLIVHTERAVPLALWYFYDRKLRLVIDHHGRQVADYSNVGGEIRALIGRGGLTAERRREAEEAEPPPWEIIQALAAEDMLPAIYFLFNRRDCEDYATRLAMMRVNLVRDRATRQRIAHVIESFLASLRPEDRELSQVQTIVQLAAKGIGFHHAGLLPILKQLVEVLFSQGLMKVVFATDTLALGVNMPARTVVIGRMTKWDGRRRRLLTPNEFQQMAGRAGRRGMDERGNVVVPYSPWISFKEVLAVATGELEPVRSAFTIRYNTVLNLWDPPRGDRVRQLFQESLAQYQAAQRVRLLEEEILQVGHELETVPRGCLLGLDGDELLYDYRNIVAQLNHAKSQERHLEHDLAQLEADLDDRPWAVPSRPVLRRLIREMAPGTPLHTRERGWVLFLNRLPYGGIALVLTREGSAELLTEYRQIDYVPHGIEPVPIPEALTLLAQPVSDVRGIVSTEAFEEIWRAFAARPLPDLDAMLLEHRRQVEARLAPERRRIEERLQTIQQTLHELTQQRFRHPCHACQRRKEHQRNLQRIARLEQERAELEAQLGREIAAEERRVRELLRGIRNVLEHFGYLHRGYPTSKADTLADVFDTNGLIICEMLDRDFFKGLEPADVAEVFSWFAFDRETRFANHFTLPTKLVLLRRRLESLEQEVFEVERRNGLALSTGHHEGFYGAMRAWCNGATMAEITELIELSEGDLVLTFNKSLDLMRQVREMLEKLYPDHPLRWSIATAEALARRDIIEQSLMIGLLPPIGT, via the coding sequence GTGACCGGATTCATGGACGCGACAGAAGCGGTCTCGCTACCCGAGAGCATCGAGCAGTTTTCCGTGTTCTATCCTTTCCGATTCGATCCCTTCCAGTTGGAGGCGATGCTCGCCTTCCTGGAGGGAAAATCGGTCATGGTCGCTGCTCCCACGGGAACCGGAAAGACGGTCGTCGCTGAGTTCGGCGTCTACGAGACGTTCCGGCGCGGTGCGCGTGTCATGTACACGACGCCGATCAAGGCGCTCAGCAATCAGAAGTTCCGCGACCTGCGAGCGATCTACGGGGACAACGTCGGTCTCTTGACCGGCGACGTCACCGAGAACCCACACGCCCCGATCGTGGTGATGACGACCGAAGTCTTGCGCAACATGTTGCTCCAGACGCCTTGGGAACTCGACAGCGTCCAGTGCGTGATCTTCGACGAAATTCACTACCTCGCTGACCCAGAGCGCGGTACGACATGGGAGGAATCGATCATCCTCTGCCCCGAGCACATCCAGCTGATCTGCCTGTCGGCGACGGTCTCCAATGCGCAAGAGATTGCCGACTGGATCAGTCGAACCCATCGGCCCATCCAGCTGATCGTCCACACCGAGCGCGCTGTCCCCTTGGCACTCTGGTACTTCTACGACAGAAAGTTGCGGCTCGTCATCGATCATCACGGCCGTCAGGTGGCTGATTACTCCAATGTCGGCGGCGAAATCCGCGCGCTCATCGGACGCGGTGGGCTCACGGCCGAGCGTCGCCGCGAGGCCGAGGAAGCCGAACCACCACCGTGGGAAATCATCCAGGCACTCGCGGCCGAAGATATGCTGCCGGCGATCTACTTCCTCTTCAACCGGCGCGACTGCGAGGACTATGCGACCCGCCTCGCGATGATGCGAGTCAATCTCGTGCGTGACCGCGCGACTCGGCAACGGATCGCCCATGTCATCGAGTCGTTCCTCGCCAGCTTGCGGCCAGAAGACCGCGAACTGAGCCAGGTCCAGACGATCGTCCAGCTCGCTGCCAAGGGGATTGGGTTTCACCATGCGGGATTGCTGCCCATCCTCAAGCAGCTCGTCGAGGTGCTGTTCAGTCAGGGCTTGATGAAAGTCGTCTTCGCGACCGACACGCTCGCGCTCGGTGTCAACATGCCTGCCCGCACCGTCGTCATCGGCCGCATGACCAAATGGGATGGACGGCGCCGGCGACTACTCACACCCAACGAGTTCCAGCAGATGGCCGGCCGCGCCGGACGCCGCGGCATGGACGAACGGGGAAACGTCGTCGTTCCGTACAGCCCCTGGATCTCCTTCAAGGAAGTGCTCGCCGTCGCGACTGGCGAACTCGAGCCGGTCCGGTCGGCCTTCACCATCCGCTACAATACGGTGCTCAATCTTTGGGATCCACCACGCGGCGACCGGGTCCGCCAGCTGTTCCAAGAGAGCTTGGCCCAGTACCAAGCCGCTCAGCGTGTCCGGCTCTTGGAGGAGGAGATTCTCCAGGTAGGCCACGAACTGGAGACAGTGCCGCGCGGCTGTCTCTTGGGGCTGGACGGCGACGAACTGCTCTACGATTACCGCAACATCGTCGCCCAACTCAATCACGCCAAGAGCCAGGAGCGGCACCTGGAGCACGACCTGGCGCAACTGGAGGCCGATCTCGACGACCGTCCCTGGGCCGTTCCTTCTCGGCCGGTTTTGCGGCGGCTCATCCGCGAAATGGCTCCTGGAACACCACTCCACACGCGCGAACGCGGCTGGGTGCTCTTCCTCAATCGCTTACCGTACGGAGGGATCGCGCTGGTACTGACGCGCGAGGGCTCGGCCGAACTCCTGACCGAGTACCGGCAGATCGACTATGTCCCGCACGGTATCGAACCAGTACCGATTCCGGAAGCCCTGACGCTCCTGGCCCAGCCAGTGAGCGATGTCCGGGGAATCGTCAGCACGGAAGCCTTTGAGGAGATCTGGCGTGCATTCGCGGCGCGCCCGCTCCCTGATCTCGATGCCATGCTGCTCGAGCACCGTCGGCAAGTCGAGGCGCGCCTCGCACCCGAGCGCCGGCGGATCGAGGAACGCCTCCAAACCATCCAGCAGACTCTGCACGAGCTGACGCAGCAGCGCTTCCGCCATCCCTGTCACGCTTGCCAGCGGCGCAAGGAACACCAGCGCAATTTACAGCGGATCGCCCGGCTGGAGCAGGAGCGGGCGGAACTCGAAGCCCAACTCGGGCGCGAGATCGCGGCAGAAGAGCGGCGCGTTCGCGAACTTCTGCGCGGCATCCGCAACGTGCTCGAACATTTCGGCTATCTGCATCGCGGGTATCCCACCAGCAAGGCTGACACTCTGGCCGATGTCTTCGACACCAACGGCCTCATCATCTGCGAGATGCTGGATCGCGACTTCTTCAAGGGGCTGGAACCAGCCGACGTCGCTGAGGTCTTCTCCTGGTTCGCCTTCGATCGCGAGACTCGCTTCGCCAATCACTTTACGTTGCCGACGAAGCTGGTCCTCCTGCGACGCCGTCTCGAAAGTCTGGAGCAGGAAGTGTTCGAGGTCGAGCGACGCAACGGCCTCGCGCTCTCCACCGGTCACCACGAGGGTTTCTACGGTGCCATGCGCGCCTGGTGCAACGGTGCGACGATGGCGGAGATTACGGAACTCATCGAACTCAGCGAGGGTGATCTCGTCCTCACCTTCAACAAGTCGCTCGATCTCATGCGGCAAGTCCGCGAGATGCTCGAGAAGCTGTACCCGGATCACCCGCTCCGCTGGAGCATCGCGACCGCCGAAGCCCTCGCTCGTCGCGATATCATCGAACAATCGCTGATGATCGGGTTGCTCCCGCCCATCGGGACGTGA
- a CDS encoding glycosyltransferase family 4 protein produces MRVGLLASLLSRQAGYRRAGVSRYIEALLQYLPTVATDLELVATVPRTVWGLAHQDFAGIEWRLTRWPTERPVVRIAWEQLWASRVLRDCAVVHGPVNVLPLALDRPSVVTVHDVAFLHFPEHYPPAKRWYLRVMTGLSVRRAHRVIAVSEQTRRDVIRAYGIEPGRVVVVPNGIDAGWQRVRDEELAHWRAERGLPEHFLLFVGTIQPRKNVTTLIDALAKLDAAIDWPLYIVGAPGWRETPVYRRVQERGLAQRVVFVGYVSPAELRYWYSAATLFVYPSLYEGFGLPVLEAMACGTPVITSDRSALPEVAGDAAWLVDPTDPAALATAIATLARDPERRIALARAGFARAQAFSWERTARETAAVYRALGVGLLDERGGATA; encoded by the coding sequence GTGCGGGTCGGGCTGTTGGCATCGCTGTTGAGTCGCCAAGCTGGATACCGGCGTGCCGGTGTGAGCCGGTACATCGAAGCCTTGCTCCAGTATCTTCCGACCGTTGCGACTGACCTGGAACTGGTCGCGACGGTGCCGCGAACGGTGTGGGGACTCGCCCACCAGGATTTCGCGGGTATCGAGTGGCGCCTCACGCGGTGGCCGACCGAGCGTCCGGTGGTGCGTATCGCCTGGGAACAGCTCTGGGCATCGCGCGTGCTGCGCGATTGCGCTGTCGTGCACGGCCCGGTGAACGTTCTTCCGCTCGCGCTCGACCGACCGAGTGTCGTCACGGTGCACGATGTGGCGTTCCTGCACTTCCCCGAGCATTATCCACCAGCCAAGCGCTGGTACCTCCGCGTCATGACCGGCCTGAGTGTGCGACGAGCCCATCGCGTCATCGCGGTCTCCGAGCAGACTCGGCGCGATGTCATTCGGGCCTACGGTATCGAGCCTGGTCGAGTCGTCGTGGTTCCCAACGGGATCGACGCTGGTTGGCAACGAGTCAGGGACGAGGAACTCGCGCATTGGCGGGCAGAACGAGGGCTTCCGGAGCACTTCCTTCTGTTTGTGGGAACGATTCAACCGCGGAAGAATGTGACCACGCTCATCGACGCCTTGGCGAAACTCGATGCAGCGATCGATTGGCCACTGTACATCGTCGGTGCTCCTGGTTGGCGGGAGACTCCGGTCTACCGGCGTGTGCAGGAACGAGGGTTGGCGCAGCGGGTCGTCTTCGTCGGTTACGTCTCGCCGGCGGAGTTGCGGTATTGGTACAGCGCGGCCACGCTCTTCGTCTACCCCTCGCTCTATGAAGGGTTCGGTCTTCCGGTCCTCGAGGCGATGGCCTGCGGAACGCCTGTCATTACGTCCGATCGTTCGGCTTTGCCGGAAGTCGCTGGTGATGCTGCTTGGCTAGTCGACCCGACCGATCCGGCTGCGCTCGCGACGGCGATCGCGACGCTCGCCCGTGATCCAGAACGGCGGATCGCACTCGCTCGTGCGGGGTTCGCTCGTGCGCAGGCATTCTCCTGGGAACGAACCGCGCGCGAGACGGCAGCAGTCTATCGTGCTCTCGGTGTTGGGTTGCTGGATGAGCGAGGAGGAGCGACGGCATGA
- the thiL gene encoding thiamine-phosphate kinase: MTGAGRPLREVGEEELIEQIARLVGDRSNRVSIGIGDDAAAWRPRAGHELVITTDTLIERVHFRLEWTDWEALGHKSLAVNLSDIAAMGAIPRLAVVDLAVRGTERDRDIADFYRGVQALARRFGVAIVGGDTTRSPLGVAVSITVIGESPRDGHRLLRRDAGRPGDLIGVTGPIGLAAAGLRVLERGLKTLDGNPVMQEHYHRPQPRVREGLLLRRCGVRAAMDISDGLLGDLQKLCRASGVAAIVDLERVPVPNAIKWAFPDWEEVALRGGDDYELLFAAPPAVFARVARAFARAGLLPPWKIGQLVEAGSAGPIVELRDVTGRCRPADARGFDHFRTG; encoded by the coding sequence ATGACCGGTGCTGGCCGGCCCCTGCGCGAAGTCGGTGAGGAAGAGTTGATCGAGCAGATCGCTCGTTTGGTCGGCGACCGCTCGAACCGTGTGTCGATCGGGATTGGCGATGACGCTGCTGCTTGGCGCCCGCGAGCAGGGCACGAGCTGGTGATCACGACCGATACGTTGATCGAGCGTGTGCACTTCCGGTTGGAGTGGACGGATTGGGAGGCGCTCGGACACAAATCGCTCGCGGTCAATCTGAGCGACATCGCAGCGATGGGCGCGATCCCGCGCCTGGCCGTGGTCGATCTTGCCGTGCGCGGAACGGAGCGTGATCGGGACATTGCGGACTTCTATCGTGGCGTGCAGGCATTGGCCCGGCGCTTCGGTGTGGCGATCGTCGGGGGTGATACAACGCGCTCGCCGCTCGGGGTAGCCGTCTCGATCACCGTGATCGGTGAGTCGCCGCGCGACGGCCACCGCCTGCTCCGTCGGGATGCCGGCCGGCCCGGTGATCTCATCGGTGTGACCGGCCCGATCGGGCTGGCGGCCGCCGGTCTGCGTGTCCTGGAGCGTGGGCTGAAAACCTTGGACGGGAACCCGGTTATGCAAGAGCATTACCATCGTCCGCAGCCACGCGTACGGGAAGGACTCTTGCTGCGGCGGTGTGGTGTGCGCGCGGCGATGGATATCAGCGATGGCTTATTGGGGGACCTCCAAAAGCTCTGTCGAGCAAGTGGAGTGGCAGCGATCGTCGATCTGGAGCGTGTCCCGGTACCGAACGCGATCAAGTGGGCGTTTCCGGACTGGGAAGAGGTGGCGCTCCGCGGAGGCGACGACTACGAACTGCTCTTCGCCGCTCCCCCGGCTGTGTTCGCACGCGTCGCACGCGCTTTCGCCCGTGCAGGGCTCCTTCCCCCGTGGAAAATCGGTCAACTCGTCGAAGCGGGATCGGCCGGGCCGATCGTCGAGTTGCGGGACGTGACCGGCCGCTGTCGGCCAGCCGATGCACGCGGCTTCGATCACTTCCGCACCGGCTGA
- a CDS encoding amidase, with protein sequence MDSARSELCFLSATELLDHYRRRALSPVEVVDAVLTQIERLDPHLHAFLTVTAEEARRQALEAEYAYAHGEHRPLLGVPVSIKDVTPVAGVRWTSGSLLWKDRVATEDAPVVERLRAAGAIILGKTNTPELGWKGDSGNRLIGPTSNPWKLDRTAGGSSGGAAAAVAAGMGPLAQGTDGAGSIRIPASFCGIVGFKPSFGRVPYYPPSAVELLAHVGPMTRTVADAALMLSVMAGPDPRDRHSLPLECSDGEALERDLAGARVAWLGRVGDVPVDPEVAAIARRAVAVFEDLGCSVEELVEPLEDPYPVLDILWSVAMAAVHRDDLDAVRDLLDPGRLTVIEHGLRWRGVDVGWALAERNRYVDRLRQRLERFDFVVSPTTPVTAFAAGADHPGQIAGYPTTYLSWTPFTYPFNISGQPAISVPCGWTQEGLPVGLQIVGRWRADASVLRAAAAFERARPWSHQRPPLASGGETG encoded by the coding sequence GTGGACAGTGCACGGAGCGAACTCTGCTTCCTCTCGGCGACGGAACTTTTGGATCACTATCGCCGACGGGCCCTTTCACCCGTGGAAGTCGTCGACGCAGTCCTCACGCAGATCGAACGATTGGATCCACACCTGCACGCCTTCCTGACCGTGACCGCCGAGGAGGCACGGCGGCAAGCGCTCGAGGCGGAATACGCCTACGCGCACGGTGAGCACAGACCACTCCTCGGGGTACCAGTCTCGATCAAGGACGTAACACCGGTCGCCGGAGTTCGCTGGACGAGTGGCTCGCTCCTCTGGAAGGACCGGGTGGCGACCGAGGATGCACCGGTGGTCGAGCGACTGCGGGCAGCGGGTGCGATCATCCTGGGGAAAACGAACACGCCGGAACTCGGCTGGAAAGGCGATTCGGGAAATCGCTTGATCGGTCCCACCTCCAATCCCTGGAAGCTCGATCGGACGGCGGGGGGATCGAGCGGCGGTGCCGCGGCGGCTGTGGCTGCCGGCATGGGACCGCTCGCTCAGGGCACTGATGGAGCGGGCTCGATTCGGATTCCGGCATCCTTCTGCGGCATCGTCGGGTTCAAGCCGTCGTTCGGTCGGGTACCGTACTATCCGCCATCGGCTGTCGAGCTCTTGGCTCATGTGGGACCCATGACGCGCACGGTCGCCGATGCAGCGCTCATGCTGTCGGTCATGGCAGGGCCCGATCCGCGCGACCGCCACTCCTTGCCGCTCGAGTGCAGCGACGGCGAAGCGCTCGAACGGGATCTCGCGGGTGCTCGGGTTGCTTGGTTGGGCCGCGTGGGTGACGTGCCGGTGGATCCTGAAGTGGCAGCGATCGCTCGCCGGGCTGTGGCCGTCTTCGAAGACCTCGGCTGCAGCGTCGAGGAGCTGGTGGAGCCGCTGGAGGATCCCTATCCAGTGCTCGACATTCTCTGGTCGGTCGCGATGGCTGCCGTGCACCGCGACGATCTCGACGCTGTCCGCGACCTGCTCGATCCGGGGCGACTGACGGTGATCGAGCACGGCTTGCGCTGGCGCGGTGTCGATGTCGGCTGGGCGCTTGCCGAGCGCAATCGCTACGTCGACCGCTTGCGGCAACGATTGGAGCGATTCGACTTCGTCGTGAGCCCGACCACGCCGGTGACGGCCTTTGCGGCCGGTGCCGATCATCCCGGTCAGATCGCTGGCTATCCGACGACATACCTGAGCTGGACCCCCTTCACCTATCCGTTCAACATCAGTGGCCAACCAGCGATCAGCGTGCCGTGTGGGTGGACGCAGGAGGGACTGCCGGTCGGCCTGCAGATCGTCGGGCGCTGGCGCGCTGACGCGAGCGTGCTGCGGGCCGCGGCCGCGTTCGAGCGTGCCCGGCCGTGGAGCCACCAGCGCCCACCGCTGGCCAGTGGAGGGGAGACAGGATGA
- the tsaE gene encoding tRNA (adenosine(37)-N6)-threonylcarbamoyltransferase complex ATPase subunit type 1 TsaE, which translates to MSTRVPALDLVSHSPDQTRQIAATLARHVRGGDVLFLQGPLGAGKTTFVQGLARGLGIREYVQSPTFILVMEHRGTLPDGQPVRLYHVDLYRLEEPGELATFGLEDCLSDPAGIVVIEWADRLPPNWVEEYLVIRFEPLAESKRRLAFYPVGARAQAIIETLRKEVSGGAKRSTAPGTR; encoded by the coding sequence ATGAGCACGCGTGTTCCCGCGCTCGACCTGGTGAGTCACAGCCCGGACCAGACCCGCCAGATCGCAGCGACGTTGGCGCGGCATGTCCGGGGAGGCGATGTGCTGTTTCTGCAGGGGCCTCTCGGGGCTGGAAAGACGACGTTCGTGCAAGGGTTGGCGCGTGGGCTCGGTATTCGCGAGTACGTGCAGAGCCCGACCTTCATACTCGTCATGGAGCACCGCGGCACTTTGCCCGACGGCCAACCGGTCCGGCTCTATCACGTCGACCTGTACCGGTTGGAAGAGCCGGGTGAGTTGGCGACCTTCGGACTGGAGGATTGCTTGAGCGATCCGGCAGGTATCGTCGTGATCGAGTGGGCAGATCGCTTGCCTCCCAACTGGGTCGAGGAGTATCTCGTCATCCGTTTCGAGCCGCTCGCCGAGAGCAAGCGACGGCTGGCGTTCTATCCGGTCGGTGCCCGCGCGCAGGCGATCATCGAGACGCTCCGGAAGGAGGTAAGCGGTGGAGCGAAGCGATCAACTGCTCCTGGCACTCGATAG
- the tsaB gene encoding tRNA (adenosine(37)-N6)-threonylcarbamoyltransferase complex dimerization subunit type 1 TsaB has protein sequence MERSDQLLLALDSGGEQVAIALYDGRVVGELLYDAGREHTATVLPRIRQLLAENRRTIRDVAAVAVTTGPGSFNGLRVGMSIAKALCYALDVPLIGVLTLDALAYPHTALPYPIRAFVAAGRGRVVYADYRRQGEIWVRDSSLRSVRLHEVTDGLLGRTVLTGHLAPEEEALVRSHPLVILPAPALRQLRPAWVAELAFRRWQAGESDPVAALEPIYVHGGGAEAIPSVQLPMSYDVRPARE, from the coding sequence GTGGAGCGAAGCGATCAACTGCTCCTGGCACTCGATAGCGGCGGGGAGCAGGTAGCGATCGCGCTGTACGACGGGCGCGTCGTCGGAGAACTCCTCTACGACGCCGGGCGCGAGCATACCGCGACTGTTTTGCCACGCATTCGTCAGTTGCTCGCCGAGAATCGGCGAACTATCCGTGATGTCGCAGCGGTCGCCGTCACCACCGGACCGGGGAGCTTCAATGGTCTACGGGTGGGGATGAGTATCGCCAAGGCGCTCTGTTATGCGCTGGACGTACCGCTCATCGGCGTCTTGACGCTCGATGCGCTGGCGTACCCTCATACCGCCTTACCTTACCCGATCCGTGCGTTCGTCGCAGCGGGGCGTGGTCGCGTGGTCTACGCCGATTACCGGCGGCAGGGCGAGATCTGGGTACGGGACTCGTCTTTGCGCTCGGTGCGTCTCCACGAGGTGACGGATGGATTGTTGGGACGCACCGTGCTGACGGGGCATCTCGCGCCCGAGGAAGAGGCGCTGGTACGGTCTCATCCGCTCGTCATTCTTCCTGCTCCAGCGTTGCGCCAGCTTCGTCCTGCCTGGGTGGCCGAACTGGCTTTCCGACGCTGGCAGGCAGGCGAGAGCGATCCGGTGGCTGCGCTGGAGCCGATCTATGTCCACGGGGGCGGGGCAGAGGCCATTCCTTCGGTACAATTGCCGATGAGTTACGATGTCCGACCCGCGCGGGAGTGA
- the rimI gene encoding ribosomal protein S18-alanine N-acetyltransferase, with protein sequence MEERTQQSSADPNSTVRRYVLSPMRSSDVPEVSQLERRCFSNPWPESAYYRELREPERNYYVVLRWETARSEEEPELVGATGTLARLLRAARPARTSAHPLVGFAGMWVIYGEAHVTTIGVAPEHRGLGLGEVLFLTLISEAIRRGAEFVTLEVRVSNVTAQSLYAKYGFTRRGVRPRYYSDNLEDAYIMTSPPLRDPTYRQELVALRDRLLERLAAEGIEIVEEAA encoded by the coding sequence GTGGAGGAGCGCACCCAGCAGTCGAGTGCCGATCCGAACAGCACGGTGCGGCGCTACGTCTTGTCCCCGATGCGGAGTTCAGATGTACCCGAAGTGTCCCAGCTCGAGCGGCGATGCTTCTCGAATCCCTGGCCGGAATCAGCGTATTACCGGGAACTCAGGGAGCCGGAGCGTAACTATTACGTCGTTCTGCGTTGGGAGACAGCGCGCAGCGAGGAGGAGCCAGAGCTGGTTGGAGCAACCGGTACGCTGGCTCGCCTGCTGCGGGCAGCCCGCCCGGCGCGCACGAGCGCGCATCCACTCGTCGGCTTCGCTGGGATGTGGGTCATTTACGGTGAAGCACATGTCACCACGATCGGTGTCGCACCGGAGCACCGCGGGTTGGGGCTGGGTGAGGTGTTGTTCTTGACCTTGATCAGCGAAGCGATCCGGCGCGGTGCCGAGTTCGTGACGCTCGAGGTGCGGGTTTCCAATGTGACGGCGCAGTCGCTCTATGCCAAATATGGTTTCACGCGCCGCGGTGTCCGGCCCCGCTATTACAGCGACAATTTGGAGGATGCGTACATCATGACCTCGCCGCCACTCCGTGATCCAACGTACCGGCAGGAATTGGTGGCCTTGCGTGACCGTCTGCTCGAACGGTTGGCCGCGGAAGGGATCGAGATCGTGGAGGAAGCAGCGTGA
- the tsaD gene encoding tRNA (adenosine(37)-N6)-threonylcarbamoyltransferase complex transferase subunit TsaD, which translates to MIILGIETSCDETAAAVVRDGRFVLSNIIRSQVDLHQRYGGVVPELASRRHVTSIVPVLDLALEQAGIGPSAIDAIAVTEGPGLAGSLLVGINVAKTLAFVWEKPLIPVNHLEGHIYANWLTLPGQDEVPEPTFPLVCLIVSGGHTELVLMRGHGDYVLLGRTLDDAAGEAFDKAARLLGLGFPGGPAIQKAAEQGRPGRFSLPRAWLGESYDFSFSGLKTALLRVLEQYQRRPARRVAAGQPFPEYVAPEYGPSVPIADLAAEFQAAVVEVLAEKTARAAREFGATMVLLAGGVAANAALRQRLREISPVPVRYPPPILCTDNAAMIAGAAYYLAQRGVRADLDLDVHAHLPLVTRTLLRAGEA; encoded by the coding sequence GTGATCATCCTGGGCATCGAAACCTCCTGCGACGAAACCGCTGCAGCCGTCGTCCGAGACGGACGCTTCGTGTTGTCGAACATCATTCGCTCCCAAGTGGATCTCCACCAGCGTTACGGCGGTGTGGTGCCCGAGCTCGCCTCGCGGCGGCACGTGACGAGCATCGTGCCGGTGCTCGATCTCGCCCTGGAACAGGCGGGGATCGGTCCGAGCGCGATCGATGCCATCGCCGTTACCGAGGGGCCGGGGCTAGCGGGCTCGCTGCTCGTCGGCATCAACGTCGCCAAGACGCTCGCCTTCGTGTGGGAGAAGCCGTTGATCCCGGTCAACCATCTGGAGGGTCATATCTACGCCAACTGGCTCACGCTTCCAGGTCAGGACGAAGTGCCGGAACCGACTTTCCCTCTGGTCTGCCTGATCGTCTCCGGCGGGCACACCGAACTCGTGCTCATGCGCGGCCACGGCGACTACGTGCTCCTGGGCCGGACGCTCGACGATGCAGCAGGAGAGGCCTTCGACAAGGCCGCTCGCCTTTTGGGATTGGGTTTTCCGGGTGGACCCGCCATTCAGAAGGCCGCCGAGCAGGGACGGCCGGGTCGATTTTCCCTGCCGCGAGCCTGGCTGGGAGAGAGCTACGATTTCAGCTTCAGCGGCCTGAAGACAGCGTTGTTGCGCGTCCTCGAGCAATACCAGCGACGGCCTGCGCGGCGTGTCGCCGCGGGGCAACCCTTTCCGGAATACGTAGCACCGGAGTACGGGCCGAGCGTGCCGATCGCTGATCTGGCCGCTGAGTTCCAGGCCGCGGTCGTGGAGGTGCTGGCGGAAAAGACCGCGCGGGCTGCGCGCGAGTTCGGCGCGACAATGGTGCTCCTGGCTGGTGGGGTAGCAGCGAATGCCGCGTTGCGGCAACGCTTGCGCGAAATCAGTCCCGTTCCGGTTCGCTATCCGCCTCCTATCCTCTGTACCGACAATGCAGCGATGATCGCCGGTGCTGCCTACTATTTGGCTCAGCGTGGCGTGCGGGCCGATCTCGATCTCGACGTTCATGCGCACTTGCCGCTGGTGACGCGGACACTGCTCCGTGCCGGGGAAGCTTAG
- a CDS encoding inositol monophosphatase family protein codes for MRTMATVRQVAVAAALSAGRLLRERLGRVREIRYKGAVNLVTEVDIASERLIVETIQAAFPEHAFFTEEGTGSASLDAPALWVIDPLDGTTNYAHGYPMFCVSIAFLCEGEPEFAVVYQPVLDELFIAERGVGAFLNGERLRVSQHADLHSALLATGFPYDRERRREALAAFARFTLTARAVRRDGSAALNLAYVAAGRFDGFWEQELSPWDTAAGTLLVTEAGGRVTDYDGQPYRLTQGTCVASNGLIHDAMLDLIRRDDRGGA; via the coding sequence ATGAGGACGATGGCGACGGTGCGGCAGGTGGCAGTGGCGGCAGCACTCTCCGCTGGCCGGTTGTTGCGCGAACGGCTCGGGCGGGTCCGCGAGATCCGCTACAAGGGAGCGGTCAACCTGGTGACCGAAGTGGATATCGCCAGCGAACGACTGATCGTGGAAACGATCCAGGCAGCCTTCCCCGAGCACGCGTTCTTCACCGAGGAAGGAACGGGCAGTGCGTCGCTGGATGCGCCCGCGCTCTGGGTCATCGATCCCCTTGATGGGACGACCAACTATGCTCACGGGTACCCGATGTTTTGTGTCTCGATCGCGTTTCTCTGCGAGGGAGAGCCGGAGTTTGCGGTCGTGTACCAGCCAGTTCTGGACGAGCTGTTCATCGCTGAGCGAGGGGTGGGAGCATTTTTGAACGGGGAGCGGCTCCGCGTTTCCCAGCATGCGGATCTGCATAGCGCGCTCTTGGCGACTGGTTTCCCGTACGATCGCGAGCGACGACGCGAGGCCCTCGCTGCTTTCGCACGCTTCACGCTGACGGCTCGGGCAGTGCGGCGAGACGGGAGCGCAGCTTTGAACCTCGCCTACGTTGCTGCTGGCCGTTTCGATGGTTTTTGGGAGCAGGAACTTTCCCCGTGGGATACAGCAGCGGGAACGCTCCTGGTCACCGAAGCTGGCGGGCGCGTGACTGATTACGATGGGCAACCGTATCGACTGACCCAGGGCACCTGTGTCGCGTCGAACGGGCTCATCCACGACGCGATGTTGGACCTGATCCGTCGCGACGATCGAGGTGGTGCGTGA